In Pseudomonas putida, a genomic segment contains:
- the folM gene encoding dihydromonapterin reductase — MNSPILITGASQRVGLALARELAQAGHTVVTASRTVQAQSAHPNIVQFQADLCQAEDRQALIDHLHGHYDGLRAVIHNASLWLDDGLDNLETMFRLHVEAPYHLNLALGELLAKEGKAAGKADIIHICDETSSRGSKSHIGYAATKAALQNMVLSFAEKYAPAVHVNGILPGLLILKEGGDEAYRQQTLKKALLEFEPGAGPLIETVKYLLASQYSTGSQVVINGGRHLKNRMT; from the coding sequence ATGAACAGCCCTATCCTCATCACCGGTGCCAGCCAGCGTGTCGGCCTGGCCCTGGCGCGCGAACTGGCGCAGGCCGGCCATACCGTGGTCACTGCCAGCCGCACCGTGCAAGCACAGTCAGCGCACCCGAATATCGTGCAGTTCCAGGCCGACCTGTGCCAGGCCGAAGACCGCCAGGCGCTGATCGACCACCTGCATGGCCATTACGATGGCTTGCGCGCAGTCATCCACAATGCCTCGCTGTGGCTGGACGACGGCCTGGACAACCTCGAGACCATGTTCCGCCTGCACGTCGAGGCGCCCTACCACCTCAACCTGGCGCTCGGCGAGCTATTGGCCAAAGAGGGCAAGGCGGCAGGCAAGGCAGACATCATCCACATCTGCGACGAGACCTCGTCACGCGGCAGCAAGAGCCACATCGGCTATGCCGCGACCAAGGCTGCCTTGCAGAACATGGTATTGTCCTTCGCCGAGAAGTACGCGCCCGCCGTGCACGTCAACGGTATCCTGCCCGGCCTGCTGATCCTCAAGGAAGGCGGCGACGAGGCCTACCGCCAGCAAACCCTGAAGAAGGCCCTGCTGGAATTCGAACCCGGCGCCGGCCCTCTGATCGAAACGGTCAAGTACCTGCTCGCCAGCCAGTACAGCACCGGCAGCCAGGTGGTCATCAATGGTGGCCGCCACCTGAAGAACCGCATGACCTGA
- a CDS encoding MerR family transcriptional regulator, translating into MNKQVSALLNVAGLEHQDLFPIREVARLTGVNPVTLRAWERRYGLIQPTRTDSGHRLYSQTDIDDIRRILGWLERGVAVSKVGSILARDRARLGSPLAAPGNLRLQAQVRDVVRSFDPAQLGRLFDQVFVSHTLDQVFAEIFMPVWLGMAAEQGAFGQASEWLFLDQFLRTRVQARLQVLQTPRAQRVLLAPMSEQCRELELLVASLQLSGDEVEVMPLAPGQPMDELPLVCERLQPDALVLFSNQAPGMALNKRLARLLPGLGCPLLLAGEAAEMAQDDLADSAVACLGAEGGLMRRRLARCLAGQLDS; encoded by the coding sequence ATGAACAAACAGGTTTCGGCCTTGCTCAACGTGGCAGGACTGGAGCACCAGGACCTGTTCCCCATTCGTGAAGTCGCTCGCCTCACCGGCGTCAACCCAGTGACCCTGCGTGCCTGGGAGCGCCGCTACGGGCTGATCCAGCCGACCCGCACCGACAGCGGCCATCGTCTTTACTCCCAGACCGATATCGATGACATCCGGCGCATTCTTGGCTGGCTGGAGCGTGGCGTGGCGGTGAGCAAGGTGGGCAGCATTCTTGCCCGCGATCGGGCGCGGCTCGGTAGCCCGCTGGCCGCCCCCGGTAATCTGCGATTGCAGGCGCAGGTGCGTGATGTGGTACGCAGCTTCGACCCGGCGCAGCTCGGCCGTTTGTTCGACCAGGTGTTCGTCAGCCACACCCTCGACCAGGTGTTCGCCGAAATCTTCATGCCGGTGTGGCTTGGCATGGCGGCTGAGCAGGGCGCGTTCGGGCAAGCCAGCGAATGGCTGTTTCTCGACCAGTTCCTGCGGACCCGCGTGCAGGCCCGGCTGCAGGTGTTACAAACCCCGCGTGCCCAGCGGGTGTTGCTGGCGCCGATGAGCGAGCAGTGCCGGGAGCTGGAACTGTTGGTGGCCAGCCTGCAATTGAGCGGGGATGAGGTGGAGGTCATGCCGTTGGCGCCAGGGCAGCCCATGGACGAACTGCCCCTGGTCTGCGAGCGGCTGCAGCCCGATGCTTTGGTGCTGTTTTCCAACCAAGCCCCTGGCATGGCGCTGAACAAGCGCCTGGCGCGGCTGTTGCCGGGGCTGGGCTGCCCACTGCTACTCGCTGGCGAGGCGGCGGAAATGGCCCAAGACGACCTGGCCGACAGTGCGGTGGCCTGCCTTGGCGCCGAGGGCGGGTTGATGCGTCGACGCCTGGCGCGCTGCCTGGCAGGTCAGCTCGACAGCTGA
- a CDS encoding PAS domain S-box protein, whose translation MINAHLLQSMVDASNDGIVVAEQEGDDTILIYANAAFERLTGYSRDEILYQDCRFLQADDRNQLGRARIGKALAEGRPCREVLRNYRKDGSLFWNELSITPVRHEADQRLYFIGIQKDVTRQVELERELAELRASAKSDERI comes from the coding sequence ATGATCAACGCGCACCTGCTGCAATCCATGGTCGATGCGTCCAACGATGGCATCGTGGTCGCCGAACAGGAAGGCGATGACACCATCCTGATCTACGCCAACGCCGCCTTCGAGCGCCTCACCGGCTACAGCCGCGACGAAATCCTCTACCAGGATTGCCGCTTTCTGCAGGCCGACGACCGCAACCAGCTCGGCCGCGCACGTATTGGCAAGGCCCTCGCCGAGGGCCGGCCGTGTCGCGAAGTGCTGCGCAACTATCGCAAGGACGGCAGCCTGTTCTGGAACGAGCTGTCGATCACCCCGGTGCGCCACGAAGCCGACCAGCGCCTGTATTTCATCGGTATCCAGAAGGACGTCACCCGTCAGGTCGAACTGGAACGGGAGCTGGCCGAATTGCGTGCCAGTGCAAAATCCGACGAACGCATCTGA
- a CDS encoding flavodoxin — protein sequence MKVVIISGSVYGTAEEVARHAQGLLKAAGFDAWHAARATQQDIEGFAPEAFLAVTSTTGMGELPDNFMPLYCSLRDTLPAAWRGLPGAVIALGDSSYGDTYCGGGEQVRELFAELGLREVQPMLRLDASETVTPEADAEPWLAEFAQALRG from the coding sequence ATGAAAGTCGTCATTATTTCCGGCTCGGTCTACGGCACCGCCGAAGAAGTCGCCCGCCATGCCCAGGGCCTGCTCAAGGCTGCCGGTTTCGATGCCTGGCACGCTGCCCGGGCTACCCAGCAGGACATCGAAGGCTTCGCCCCCGAGGCGTTCCTGGCGGTGACCTCGACCACTGGCATGGGCGAACTGCCGGACAACTTCATGCCGCTTTACTGCAGCCTGCGCGATACCCTCCCAGCGGCCTGGCGTGGCCTGCCTGGCGCGGTGATCGCCCTGGGCGATTCCAGCTACGGCGACACTTACTGCGGCGGCGGCGAGCAGGTGCGTGAACTGTTCGCCGAACTGGGCCTGCGGGAAGTACAGCCCATGTTGCGCCTGGACGCCAGCGAGACCGTTACCCCCGAGGCCGATGCCGAACCGTGGCTGGCCGAGTTCGCCCAGGCGTTGCGCGGCTGA
- a CDS encoding LysR family transcriptional regulator, whose protein sequence is MEFKQLRSFIEVVHRGGFTQAAQTLHISQSAVSKQVAQLEQDVGQPLLERQASNLHLTAAGRIVLERGEALLRQRQELLAELDDLSQMARGELRLGLPMLGSDALFAGLFAEYRRRHPNITIQLLEGGSRSVEQAIRSGELELGGSLTPSDPAFDYQPFCNEPLDAMLPAGHALAGRAEVALGQLADTPFLLYQRSFVLNDRLLKACLQQGFTPKEGGRSGQADFLAALVAAGQGVVLLPRVVAQALERPGVVRLPLRAPDYLRWDIAFIWRRGAYLSRAAQAWLALVRERG, encoded by the coding sequence ATGGAATTCAAACAGCTGCGCAGCTTCATCGAAGTGGTGCACCGCGGGGGCTTTACCCAGGCGGCGCAAACACTGCACATCAGCCAGTCGGCAGTGAGCAAGCAGGTAGCCCAGCTCGAGCAAGATGTGGGCCAGCCATTGCTCGAGCGCCAGGCATCGAACCTGCACCTGACGGCGGCCGGACGCATCGTCCTGGAGCGCGGGGAGGCACTGCTGCGCCAGCGCCAGGAGCTGCTGGCCGAACTCGACGACCTCAGCCAGATGGCGCGCGGCGAGCTGCGCCTGGGGTTGCCGATGCTGGGCAGCGATGCCTTGTTCGCCGGCTTGTTCGCCGAATACCGGCGACGCCACCCGAACATCACCATCCAGCTGCTCGAAGGTGGGAGCCGCAGTGTCGAGCAGGCGATACGCAGCGGCGAGTTGGAACTGGGTGGCAGCCTCACGCCCAGCGACCCGGCATTCGACTACCAGCCGTTCTGCAACGAACCGCTGGACGCCATGCTCCCGGCCGGGCATGCCCTGGCCGGTCGCGCCGAGGTGGCGCTGGGGCAATTGGCCGATACGCCCTTTCTGCTTTACCAGCGCAGCTTCGTGCTCAACGACCGCCTGCTCAAGGCTTGCCTGCAACAAGGCTTCACCCCGAAAGAAGGTGGTCGCAGCGGGCAGGCGGATTTTCTCGCAGCACTGGTGGCGGCAGGCCAAGGCGTGGTGCTGTTGCCCCGTGTAGTGGCACAGGCGCTGGAACGCCCCGGGGTGGTGCGCCTGCCGCTGCGCGCGCCGGACTACCTGCGCTGGGACATCGCCTTCATCTGGCGGCGCGGGGCCTATCTGTCGCGGGCAGCGCAGGCCTGGTTGGCGTTGGTGCGCGAACGAGGATAG
- a CDS encoding CidA/LrgA family protein has protein sequence MKPALLKKIVRLFAELAVLLALFLVGGQLAAWLGWPIPGGVMGLALLLVLFACGVVKPATLQLGAGWLMAEMLLFFIPALMSLLDYGALMRTEGWRILLVIAVSTLMVMVVTAGTVELVCRWRLRHEP, from the coding sequence ATGAAACCCGCGTTATTGAAAAAGATTGTTCGCCTGTTCGCTGAACTGGCGGTGTTGCTGGCCCTGTTCCTGGTAGGCGGGCAGCTCGCCGCCTGGTTGGGCTGGCCGATCCCCGGAGGGGTGATGGGCTTGGCGTTGCTGCTGGTGCTGTTTGCCTGCGGCGTGGTCAAGCCCGCCACCCTGCAATTGGGCGCCGGCTGGCTGATGGCCGAAATGCTGCTGTTCTTCATCCCCGCGCTGATGAGCCTGCTCGACTACGGTGCGCTGATGCGCACCGAGGGCTGGCGCATCCTGCTGGTGATTGCCGTGAGTACCTTGATGGTGATGGTGGTCACCGCCGGTACGGTCGAGCTGGTGTGCCGCTGGAGGTTGCGCCATGAGCCTTGA
- a CDS encoding LrgB family protein — translation MSLEPMPLFWLALTLLAYLGSRWLYRRSGRYLFSPLILVPTLLLAVAVPLHTAYAEYARNTHWLMGVLGPVTVAFAVPIWQQRALLARHWPALLIGMLAGSTASIGSSWGLAHLLSLDTTTSLSLVPRSITTPFAMPVAQDLGGVPELTAVFVMFTGVLGALFGGILLRYLPLRTPLARGALFGVGAHGAGVSRAQEVGREEGSVAGLVMVLTGLLNLFAAPLVAMAL, via the coding sequence ATGAGCCTTGAACCCATGCCACTGTTCTGGTTGGCGCTGACCCTGCTGGCTTACCTGGGCAGCCGCTGGCTGTATCGGCGCAGCGGGCGCTACCTGTTCTCGCCGCTGATCTTGGTGCCCACCTTGCTGTTGGCGGTGGCGGTGCCTTTGCACACCGCCTATGCCGAATATGCCCGCAACACTCACTGGCTGATGGGCGTATTGGGCCCGGTGACCGTGGCCTTCGCCGTGCCGATCTGGCAACAGCGGGCACTGCTGGCACGGCATTGGCCGGCCTTGCTGATCGGCATGCTGGCCGGCAGCACGGCGTCGATCGGCAGTTCCTGGGGGCTGGCGCACCTGCTGTCGCTGGATACCACCACCAGCCTGTCGCTGGTGCCGCGTTCGATCACCACGCCGTTTGCCATGCCCGTGGCCCAGGACCTTGGTGGCGTGCCGGAACTGACCGCGGTGTTCGTGATGTTCACCGGTGTGCTCGGCGCCCTGTTCGGCGGCATCCTGCTGCGCTACCTGCCGCTGCGCACGCCGCTGGCCCGTGGCGCCCTGTTCGGCGTCGGCGCCCATGGCGCCGGCGTCAGTCGGGCGCAGGAAGTGGGCCGCGAGGAAGGCTCGGTGGCCGGGCTGGTGATGGTCCTGACCGGCTTGCTCAACCTGTTCGCCGCGCCGCTGGTGGCCATGGCACTCTGA
- a CDS encoding alpha/beta fold hydrolase: protein MPLAEIPLCVWRTRGQSFSFRGQHIRYWTAGQGEPLLLLHGFPTASWDWHYLWAPLAQRFRLIACDMLGFGDSSKPLDHDYSLMEQADLQQALLGHLNIDRPVHLLAHDYGGSVAQELLARHHEQRAEIASCVFLNSGLFPESCQVLLVQKLLLSPLGWLVGRSFGRDDLVRNVTQIYGPCTHPSESALDDCWSLVTSNRGLRILHKLVGYLPERRVHRERWVGALQREGVPLRMINGVVDPVSGARMVERYRQLVPAADTVQLQGIGHYPHTEAPVQVLRHYLAFREQQLSVGEPLLAWS from the coding sequence ATGCCTTTGGCCGAGATTCCCCTGTGCGTGTGGCGAACCCGGGGTCAGAGCTTCTCCTTCCGGGGCCAGCACATTCGCTACTGGACTGCAGGGCAGGGCGAGCCCTTGCTGCTGCTGCACGGTTTTCCCACGGCCAGCTGGGACTGGCACTACCTGTGGGCACCGCTGGCCCAGCGGTTTCGCCTGATTGCCTGCGACATGCTCGGCTTCGGCGACTCATCCAAGCCGCTCGATCACGACTACAGCCTGATGGAGCAGGCCGACCTGCAGCAAGCCTTGCTCGGCCACCTGAACATCGACCGACCGGTGCATCTGCTGGCCCACGATTACGGCGGCAGCGTAGCCCAGGAGCTGTTGGCCCGGCACCACGAGCAGCGCGCCGAAATCGCCAGTTGCGTGTTTCTCAACAGCGGTCTGTTCCCCGAAAGCTGCCAGGTACTGCTGGTGCAGAAGCTGTTATTGAGTCCGCTGGGCTGGCTGGTGGGGCGCTCGTTCGGGCGCGACGACCTGGTGCGCAACGTCACCCAGATCTACGGCCCTTGCACCCATCCCAGCGAAAGCGCGCTGGACGATTGCTGGAGCCTGGTCACCTCGAACCGGGGGCTGCGTATCCTGCACAAGCTGGTGGGCTACCTGCCCGAGCGGCGGGTGCATCGTGAGCGTTGGGTGGGGGCGCTGCAGCGTGAAGGCGTGCCGCTGCGCATGATCAATGGTGTGGTCGACCCGGTGTCCGGGGCTCGCATGGTCGAGCGCTATCGGCAACTTGTGCCTGCGGCCGACACCGTGCAGTTGCAAGGTATCGGACATTACCCGCATACCGAGGCGCCGGTGCAGGTGCTGCGCCATTACCTGGCCTTTCGTGAGCAGCAACTGAGCGTTGGCGAGCCGTTGCTGGCCTGGTCCTGA
- a CDS encoding IclR family transcriptional regulator, with the protein MAKASSPADNGKQKVRSAEVGTDILKALAELAPSTSLSRLAEHVQMPASKVHRYLQALIASGFAEQDAATNHYALGREALRVGLAALASIDVLKIAALPLSQLRDELNESCFLAVWGNQGATVVTIEPAVRAVTVVTQIGSVLPLLSSSTGLVFASYLPTRETVELRDRELLALGQTAADYQTLLAGIRERGLHHVHGLLMPGVDALSAPVFNAMGEIAAVMTVVGPTSIFHADEQGPAAQRLLTAARETSWRMGYSPSA; encoded by the coding sequence ATGGCCAAAGCCAGCTCCCCTGCCGACAACGGCAAGCAGAAAGTCCGCTCGGCGGAAGTCGGCACCGATATCCTCAAGGCCCTTGCCGAGCTTGCACCGTCCACCTCGCTGTCGCGTCTGGCCGAGCATGTGCAGATGCCGGCGAGCAAGGTCCACCGCTACCTGCAGGCGCTGATCGCCAGTGGCTTCGCCGAACAGGACGCAGCCACCAACCATTACGCGCTGGGGCGCGAGGCCCTGCGCGTAGGCCTCGCGGCGCTGGCCAGCATCGATGTGCTGAAGATCGCCGCGTTGCCACTTTCGCAACTGCGCGATGAACTCAACGAGAGTTGCTTCCTGGCGGTGTGGGGTAACCAAGGCGCGACCGTAGTCACCATCGAGCCGGCGGTGCGCGCGGTCACGGTGGTGACGCAGATCGGCTCGGTGCTGCCGCTGCTCAGTTCGAGCACAGGATTGGTGTTCGCCAGTTACCTGCCGACCCGCGAGACCGTGGAACTGCGCGACCGCGAGCTGCTGGCGCTGGGGCAGACCGCAGCCGATTACCAGACGCTGCTGGCCGGCATCCGCGAGCGGGGCCTGCACCATGTGCACGGTTTGCTGATGCCAGGGGTGGATGCCTTGTCGGCGCCGGTGTTCAACGCCATGGGCGAGATCGCCGCGGTGATGACGGTGGTAGGGCCGACGTCGATCTTCCATGCCGATGAACAGGGCCCGGCAGCGCAGCGGCTGTTGACTGCAGCGCGGGAAACGAGCTGGCGCATGGGCTATTCGCCGAGCGCCTGA
- the hmgA gene encoding homogentisate 1,2-dioxygenase: MNRDTDLQYLSGFGNEFASEALPGALPVGQNSPQQAPYGLYAELLSGTAFTMARSELRRTWLYRIRPSALHPRFERLARQPVSGPLGAATPNRLRWNPQPIPSQATDFIEGWLPMVANAAADKPAGVSVYIYRANRSMDRVFFDADGELLLVPEQGRLRIATELGVLDVAPQEIAVIPRGMKFRVELLDGQARGYIAENHGAPLRLPDLGPIGSNGLANPRDFLTPVARYEEATGPVQLVQKFLGEHWACELAHSPLDVVAWHGSNVPYKYDLRRFNTLGTVSFDHPDPSIFTVLTSPTSVHGLANMDFVIFPPRWMVAENTFRPPWFHRNLMNEFMGLIHGAYDAKAEGFLPGGASLHGVMSAHGPDAETCHKATHAELAPHKIDDTMAFMFETSQVLRPSSEALASPQLQADYDSCWATLPSTFNPNRR; the protein is encoded by the coding sequence ATGAACCGCGACACCGACCTTCAGTACCTGAGCGGTTTCGGCAACGAATTCGCCAGCGAAGCACTGCCGGGAGCACTCCCGGTGGGGCAGAATTCCCCGCAACAGGCGCCCTACGGGCTGTATGCCGAACTGTTGTCAGGCACCGCCTTCACCATGGCCCGCAGCGAGTTGCGCCGCACCTGGCTGTACCGCATTCGCCCCTCGGCGTTGCATCCACGCTTCGAGCGTCTGGCCCGCCAGCCCGTCAGTGGCCCGTTGGGCGCCGCCACGCCCAACCGCCTGCGCTGGAACCCGCAACCGATCCCGAGCCAGGCCACGGACTTCATCGAGGGCTGGCTGCCCATGGTCGCCAACGCAGCCGCCGACAAGCCGGCAGGCGTCAGCGTCTACATCTACCGCGCCAACCGTTCGATGGATCGGGTGTTCTTCGATGCCGACGGCGAACTGCTGCTGGTGCCGGAACAGGGGCGCCTGCGCATCGCGACCGAACTGGGTGTGCTGGACGTCGCGCCGCAGGAAATCGCGGTGATCCCGCGTGGCATGAAATTTCGCGTCGAGCTGCTCGACGGCCAGGCGCGCGGCTACATTGCCGAGAACCATGGCGCGCCATTGCGCCTGCCCGATCTGGGCCCGATCGGCAGCAATGGCTTGGCCAACCCACGCGATTTCCTCACCCCCGTGGCCCGTTACGAAGAAGCCACAGGGCCTGTTCAACTGGTGCAGAAGTTCCTCGGCGAGCACTGGGCCTGCGAGCTTGCTCATTCGCCCCTGGACGTGGTCGCCTGGCATGGCAGCAACGTGCCGTACAAATACGATCTGCGCCGCTTCAACACCTTGGGCACGGTCAGCTTCGACCATCCCGATCCGTCGATCTTCACCGTGCTCACTTCGCCGACCAGTGTGCATGGCTTGGCCAACATGGATTTCGTCATCTTCCCGCCGCGCTGGATGGTCGCCGAAAACACCTTCCGTCCGCCGTGGTTCCACCGCAACCTGATGAACGAATTCATGGGCCTGATTCACGGCGCCTACGATGCCAAGGCCGAAGGTTTCCTGCCTGGCGGTGCATCGCTGCACGGGGTGATGAGTGCTCACGGCCCCGATGCCGAGACCTGCCACAAGGCCACCCACGCGGAACTTGCGCCACACAAGATCGACGACACCATGGCCTTCATGTTCGAGACCAGCCAGGTGCTGCGCCCGAGCAGCGAGGCCCTCGCCAGCCCGCAGTTGCAGGCCGACTACGATAGTTGCTGGGCCACCTTGCCGAGCACCTTCAACCCGAACCGGAGATAA
- the fahA gene encoding fumarylacetoacetase, which translates to MNHTALARSWVEHANGHSDFPLQNLPLGIFSRSGELPRCGVAIGDAILDLEAVLAAGLFEGQAKAAVEATRGGALNAFFALGSTARVALRERLLVLLGEHSEHQAALASALYPASACQMHLPAKVGDYTDFYVGIQHATNVGKLFRPDNPLLPNYKYVPIGYHGRASTLRPSGTDVRRPKGQTLPAGHTVPTFGPCARLDYELELGIWIGQGNAMGEAIDIAEAGQHLAGLCLLNDWSARDIQAWEYQPLGPFLSKSFITTLSPWVVTAEALAPFRCAQPARPQGDPQPLAYLLDGNDQAQGAFDIELEVLLQTLRMREQGLPAHRLGLSNTLNMYWTVAQLIAHHSVNGCQLQPGDLFGSGTLSGPDAGSYGSLLEITEGGKHPVELASGELRKFLEDGDEIILRARCKRDGVASIGFGECRGIVVAAN; encoded by the coding sequence ATGAACCACACCGCCCTTGCCCGCAGTTGGGTCGAACACGCCAACGGACACAGCGATTTCCCGCTGCAGAACCTGCCGCTGGGTATCTTCAGCCGCTCGGGTGAGCTGCCGCGCTGTGGCGTGGCCATTGGCGATGCCATCCTCGATCTCGAGGCAGTGCTCGCCGCTGGCCTGTTCGAAGGGCAGGCCAAGGCCGCTGTCGAGGCGACCCGTGGCGGTGCCCTGAACGCTTTCTTCGCGCTAGGTAGCACTGCCCGCGTCGCCCTGCGCGAGCGGCTGCTGGTGCTGCTTGGCGAGCACAGCGAACATCAGGCGGCGCTGGCCTCTGCCCTGTACCCGGCCAGCGCTTGCCAGATGCACCTGCCGGCCAAGGTGGGCGACTACACCGATTTCTACGTCGGCATCCAGCATGCCACCAACGTCGGCAAGCTGTTCCGCCCCGACAACCCGCTGCTGCCCAACTACAAGTACGTGCCCATCGGCTACCACGGCCGCGCGTCCACCTTACGCCCGTCGGGCACCGATGTGCGCCGGCCCAAGGGCCAGACCCTGCCGGCAGGGCACACCGTGCCGACGTTCGGCCCCTGTGCGCGCCTGGACTACGAGCTGGAGCTGGGTATCTGGATCGGCCAGGGCAATGCGATGGGCGAGGCTATCGATATCGCCGAGGCGGGCCAGCACCTGGCCGGGCTGTGCCTGCTAAACGACTGGTCGGCCCGCGACATCCAGGCCTGGGAATACCAACCGCTGGGCCCGTTCCTGTCGAAGAGCTTCATCACCACGCTGTCGCCCTGGGTGGTCACCGCCGAGGCCTTGGCGCCGTTCCGCTGCGCTCAGCCTGCACGCCCGCAGGGCGACCCGCAGCCACTGGCGTACCTGCTCGATGGTAACGACCAGGCGCAGGGAGCGTTCGATATCGAGCTGGAGGTACTGCTGCAGACCCTGCGCATGCGCGAGCAGGGTTTGCCGGCCCATCGCCTGGGCTTGAGCAATACCCTGAACATGTATTGGACCGTTGCCCAGCTGATCGCCCACCACAGCGTCAATGGCTGCCAACTGCAACCCGGTGACCTGTTCGGGTCGGGCACGTTGTCGGGCCCGGACGCGGGTTCGTATGGCAGCCTGCTGGAGATCACCGAGGGCGGCAAGCATCCCGTGGAGCTGGCCAGCGGTGAGCTGCGCAAGTTCCTCGAGGACGGCGACGAGATCATCCTGCGCGCTCGCTGCAAGCGTGACGGTGTGGCCAGCATCGGCTTCGGCGAATGCCGCGGCATCGTGGTGGCGGCCAACTGA
- the maiA gene encoding maleylacetoacetate isomerase, with protein sequence MELYGYYRSTSSYRVRIALALKGLGYHALPVNLLKGEQRSAAYLALNPQGRVPALRTEQGQLLLQSPAIIEYLEELQPQPALLPADPLERAQVRAVAAIIGCDIHPLHNVSVLNRLREAGHDEAQINAWIGHWIGQGLAAVEQLIGDQGFCFGAAPGLADVYLVPQVYAAERFNIDLGAYPRIRRVAGLAAQHPAFNAAHPSCQPDTPAQ encoded by the coding sequence ATGGAGTTGTACGGCTATTACCGCTCCACCTCCTCGTACCGAGTGCGGATCGCCCTGGCGCTCAAGGGCCTGGGCTATCACGCGCTGCCGGTCAACCTGCTGAAGGGCGAGCAGCGCAGCGCCGCTTACCTGGCGCTGAATCCCCAGGGCAGGGTGCCGGCACTGCGCACCGAGCAGGGCCAGCTGCTGCTGCAGTCGCCGGCGATCATCGAGTATCTCGAAGAGCTGCAGCCCCAGCCTGCGCTGTTGCCGGCCGACCCGCTCGAGCGCGCCCAGGTGCGGGCGGTGGCGGCGATCATCGGCTGCGATATCCACCCGCTGCACAATGTCAGCGTGCTCAACCGGCTGCGCGAGGCGGGGCATGACGAGGCACAGATCAATGCCTGGATCGGCCATTGGATTGGCCAGGGATTGGCGGCGGTGGAGCAGTTGATCGGTGACCAGGGTTTTTGTTTCGGCGCTGCGCCGGGGCTGGCCGACGTGTACCTGGTCCCCCAGGTTTACGCGGCCGAGCGTTTCAACATCGACCTTGGCGCCTACCCACGAATTCGACGGGTGGCAGGGTTGGCGGCGCAACATCCAGCGTTCAACGCGGCGCACCCGTCGTGCCAGCCGGATACACCCGCTCAGTGA
- a CDS encoding Glu/Leu/Phe/Val dehydrogenase family protein, with amino-acid sequence MFALMQSTRTQSLHLFVDPSTGLKAVVAIHSEHLGPAMGGCRYLPYADDESAMADAIRLAQGMSFKAALAGLALGGGKAVIIRNPHVENRAALFEAFGRFVDTLQGRFITAVDSGTSTLDMDCIAQSTPHVTSTTASGDPSPHAAMGVFAGIRATSMARLGSDNLEGLRVAVQGLGNVGYALAEQLHAAGAELLVSDLDPGRVRLAVEQFDARPVPNEALLSTPCDIFAPCGVGPVLTGQSVMQLRCAAVAGSANNQLTTLQVADQLETRGILYAPDYVINAGGLIYVALRHRGEELGTITAHLARIPSRLTEVFAHAQAEKRSPARVAQMLAERLLYG; translated from the coding sequence ATGTTCGCGCTGATGCAAAGCACCCGTACCCAGTCCCTGCACCTGTTCGTCGACCCGAGCACAGGTCTGAAGGCCGTGGTCGCCATCCACAGCGAACACTTGGGGCCGGCGATGGGCGGCTGCCGGTATCTGCCTTATGCCGACGATGAAAGCGCCATGGCCGATGCTATCCGCCTGGCCCAGGGCATGAGCTTCAAGGCTGCGCTGGCGGGGTTGGCGCTTGGCGGTGGCAAGGCGGTGATCATACGCAACCCGCATGTGGAAAACCGCGCCGCGCTGTTCGAAGCGTTCGGGCGTTTCGTCGATACCCTGCAAGGCCGCTTCATTACTGCCGTGGACAGCGGCACCTCGACCCTGGACATGGACTGCATCGCCCAATCCACGCCGCATGTCACCAGCACCACGGCCTCGGGCGACCCATCGCCGCACGCGGCCATGGGCGTTTTCGCGGGTATTCGCGCCACGTCGATGGCTCGCCTGGGCAGCGATAACCTGGAAGGGTTGCGGGTGGCGGTACAGGGCCTGGGCAATGTTGGCTACGCCCTGGCCGAACAACTGCACGCAGCGGGTGCCGAGTTGCTGGTGAGCGACCTGGACCCTGGGCGCGTGCGGCTCGCGGTGGAACAGTTCGACGCCCGGCCGGTGCCCAACGAAGCGTTGCTGAGCACGCCCTGCGATATCTTCGCTCCGTGCGGCGTGGGGCCGGTGCTCACCGGCCAGAGCGTGATGCAGCTGCGTTGTGCTGCGGTGGCGGGGTCGGCGAACAACCAGCTGACCACCTTGCAGGTGGCGGACCAGTTGGAAACCCGGGGGATTCTGTATGCCCCCGATTACGTGATCAATGCCGGTGGCTTGATCTACGTGGCGCTGCGCCATCGGGGCGAGGAGCTGGGCACCATCACCGCGCACCTGGCGCGGATTCCCTCGCGGCTGACCGAAGTGTTTGCCCATGCCCAAGCCGAAAAGCGTTCACCGGCGAGGGTGGCGCAGATGTTGGCCGAGCGGTTGCTATACGGCTGA